One genomic window of Luteitalea pratensis includes the following:
- a CDS encoding ABC transporter permease, translated as MFTLRMVWRELRAAWGRLLFFFLCVAIGVGAIAALRSVIQNVRAALVGQARVLTAADVVFSTNRPWPADVRAKVDAAIRKAPVRQSVEVVEFATMVRPSDESKPIARMAELQAVDSGYPLYGTFVLRGGQRFTQALLDDQGVLVRPELLVQLGIAVGDKVRIGESTFTIRGVIESEPGRRAGMFSLGPRVIIARRDLEGTGLLSFGSRARFAILLRVDEAGIEPLVEGVRAQFKGSFVSARSYRSTEDRLGEDLRVAENYLSLIGFVMVVLGGIGVWSVTRVFIGQRVRSIAVMKCLGATSRQILGIYIAQVATLGLLGSLLGLVLGAVALRFLPGGIFGLDRLDARLTPQASAQAVAIGVLVSLLFALVPLLEVRRVRPLWLLRDESARTSLGGRLRRIDWVQWATVVIVGIALALVASWQAASLKAGAIVSIGLLGITAALFGTSALVVRAVRPLRRTRVFALRHAVLSLARPGNQTRVILLAVGLGAFFILGVRLVQATLLDQFSVDLRPDAPDMFLLDVQRDQAADVERVIKATPGAAGLRLIPVLRARVTGVRGTTEKVDGIEGVQGRQGLGREFVITYRARLEANETLVDGAMWATPAEGMAEVSIEESLRRNAGLQMGDIVRFDVLGRVIEAKVTSVRDVDWNDMRTGGFMFVFRPGVLEKAPHGFMGVLRAPDSPEARARLQRDLVDAHSNVSAVDVREVVKAAQGILGNVTLAITAVGGLALFSGILIVIGSVAMTRFQRLYESAILKTLGATPRTVMAMVAMEYLGLGALGGLVGAAGALVLSWALSRYLFEMPWHPAPLTLVLGVVLTSAVVGAVGVLASLDVVRRRPLAVLRAE; from the coding sequence GTGTTCACCCTGCGCATGGTGTGGCGCGAGTTACGCGCCGCCTGGGGACGCCTCCTCTTCTTCTTCCTCTGCGTCGCCATCGGCGTCGGTGCGATTGCGGCGCTCAGGTCGGTGATCCAGAACGTGCGCGCGGCGCTGGTCGGCCAGGCGCGGGTGTTGACGGCTGCCGACGTGGTCTTCTCGACCAACCGCCCGTGGCCAGCCGATGTCCGCGCCAAGGTCGACGCCGCGATCCGGAAGGCGCCGGTCCGGCAGAGTGTGGAAGTCGTCGAATTTGCCACGATGGTTCGGCCCTCGGACGAGAGCAAGCCCATCGCGCGGATGGCGGAGCTGCAGGCCGTCGATTCGGGATATCCGCTGTACGGCACGTTCGTGCTGCGTGGCGGGCAGCGGTTCACGCAGGCGTTGCTGGATGACCAGGGCGTGCTGGTGCGGCCAGAGCTGCTGGTGCAACTGGGAATTGCCGTCGGCGACAAGGTGCGCATCGGCGAAAGCACCTTCACCATCCGCGGCGTGATCGAAAGTGAGCCGGGCCGGCGGGCGGGCATGTTCAGCCTCGGTCCGCGGGTGATCATCGCGCGACGGGACCTCGAAGGGACCGGGCTGCTGTCGTTCGGATCCCGGGCCAGGTTCGCGATCCTCCTGCGGGTGGACGAGGCCGGCATCGAGCCGCTCGTCGAAGGCGTGCGTGCGCAGTTCAAGGGCAGCTTCGTGTCGGCACGTTCGTACAGGTCGACCGAAGACCGCCTCGGTGAAGACCTGCGTGTCGCCGAGAACTACCTGAGCCTGATCGGCTTCGTGATGGTGGTGCTTGGCGGCATCGGCGTCTGGAGTGTGACCCGCGTCTTCATCGGGCAGCGCGTGCGCAGTATCGCCGTGATGAAGTGTCTTGGCGCCACCAGCCGGCAGATTCTCGGCATCTACATCGCGCAGGTGGCCACCCTCGGCCTGCTCGGCAGCCTGCTCGGGCTGGTGCTCGGCGCCGTCGCGTTGCGGTTCCTGCCAGGTGGCATCTTTGGTCTCGACAGGCTGGATGCGCGCCTGACGCCGCAAGCCTCCGCGCAGGCCGTCGCGATCGGCGTCCTGGTTTCGTTGCTGTTCGCGCTCGTGCCACTGCTGGAAGTGCGGCGCGTCCGGCCGCTATGGCTGCTGCGGGACGAGTCGGCCCGCACGTCGCTCGGTGGTCGTCTGCGCCGCATCGATTGGGTGCAGTGGGCGACGGTCGTGATCGTCGGCATCGCCCTGGCCCTCGTCGCGTCATGGCAGGCGGCCTCGCTCAAGGCGGGCGCGATCGTCTCGATCGGCCTGCTCGGGATCACGGCCGCGCTCTTCGGCACGTCTGCGTTGGTCGTCCGCGCCGTCCGGCCGCTGCGTCGCACGCGCGTGTTCGCCCTTCGCCACGCGGTGCTCAGCCTGGCGCGTCCGGGCAACCAGACGCGAGTCATCCTGCTCGCGGTCGGCCTCGGCGCGTTCTTCATCCTCGGCGTGCGCCTGGTGCAGGCGACGCTGCTCGACCAGTTCTCGGTCGACCTGCGGCCCGATGCGCCGGACATGTTCCTGCTCGATGTACAGCGCGATCAGGCGGCCGATGTCGAGCGCGTGATCAAGGCCACCCCGGGGGCGGCCGGGCTGCGGCTGATTCCGGTCTTGCGGGCGCGCGTGACCGGGGTCCGCGGCACGACCGAGAAGGTGGACGGCATCGAAGGCGTGCAGGGACGGCAGGGGCTCGGCCGGGAGTTCGTGATCACCTATCGCGCCCGCCTCGAGGCCAACGAGACGCTGGTCGATGGCGCGATGTGGGCGACACCGGCCGAGGGCATGGCCGAGGTGTCGATCGAGGAGTCGCTGCGCCGCAACGCCGGACTGCAGATGGGCGACATCGTGCGCTTCGACGTGCTCGGCAGGGTCATCGAGGCCAAGGTCACGTCGGTGCGTGACGTGGACTGGAACGACATGCGCACCGGCGGCTTCATGTTCGTCTTCCGGCCCGGCGTGCTGGAGAAGGCGCCGCACGGATTCATGGGCGTGCTGCGGGCACCCGACAGCCCCGAGGCACGTGCGCGGCTGCAGCGCGACCTGGTCGATGCCCACTCGAACGTGTCCGCGGTGGACGTGCGCGAGGTGGTCAAGGCCGCGCAGGGGATCCTCGGCAACGTGACACTCGCAATCACCGCGGTGGGTGGGCTCGCGCTGTTCAGCGGCATCCTGATCGTGATCGGCTCGGTGGCGATGACCCGGTTCCAGCGGCTCTACGAATCCGCCATCCTGAAGACGCTCGGCGCGACACCGCGCACGGTGATGGCGATGGTGGCGATGGAATACCTGGGCCTGGGTGCGCTCGGCGGGCTCGTGGGTGCCGCCGGAGCGCTCGTCCTCAGCTGGGCGCTGTCGCGATACCTGTTCGAGATGCCATGGCATCCGGCGCCGCTGACGCTGGTCCTCGGTGTCGTGCTCACGTCCGCGGTGGTGGGGGCGGTCGGCGTCCTCGCCAGCCTCGACGTCGTCCGGCGGCGACCACTTGCGGTGCTCCGCGCCGAGTAG
- a CDS encoding ABC transporter ATP-binding protein, with product MIELHGVSKTVDSGGSPLTILHSLDLTIPAGRSLAIVGPSGSGKSTLLGLMAGLDAPTTGEIRIDGTSITSLGEDALARLRGRLIGFVFQFFHLMPSLTAFENVLVPMELAGATDAHPRATRLLHEVGLDARAHHYPSQLSGGEQQRVAIARALANEPKVLLADEPTGNLDSSNGQHVIDLLFDVNRSRSTTLVLVTHDRELAARADMQIVMRDGRIVERLARDAGPVTAVAGGR from the coding sequence ATGATCGAATTGCACGGTGTCTCCAAGACCGTGGACAGCGGCGGATCGCCCCTGACCATCCTCCATTCACTCGACCTGACCATTCCTGCCGGGCGGAGCCTCGCGATCGTCGGCCCCTCCGGCAGCGGCAAGAGCACGCTGCTCGGGTTGATGGCGGGGCTCGACGCGCCGACGACCGGCGAGATCCGCATCGATGGCACGTCGATCACCAGCCTCGGCGAGGACGCGCTGGCCCGCCTGCGCGGGAGGCTGATCGGGTTCGTCTTCCAGTTCTTCCACCTGATGCCGTCGCTGACCGCGTTCGAGAACGTGCTCGTGCCGATGGAACTCGCCGGCGCGACCGACGCGCACCCACGCGCTACGCGCTTGCTGCACGAGGTGGGCCTCGACGCGCGCGCGCATCACTACCCATCGCAATTGTCGGGAGGCGAGCAGCAGCGTGTCGCCATCGCGCGTGCGCTCGCCAACGAGCCCAAGGTGCTGCTGGCTGACGAGCCGACGGGCAACCTCGATTCGAGCAACGGCCAGCACGTGATCGATCTGCTCTTCGACGTCAATCGCAGCCGCTCCACGACCCTCGTGCTGGTGACACACGATCGCGAACTGGCCGCGAGAGCCGACATGCAGATCGTCATGCGTGACGGCCGCATCGTCGAGCGCCTCGCGCGCGACGCTGGCCCGGTCACCGCCGTGGCCGGAGGTCGCTGA
- a CDS encoding arylesterase, whose amino-acid sequence MRRRGLLLVMIGALGVGACQRDPATREAAATASGTAAAAPAPAAPAARPRVVALGDSLTAGLGLAPDVAWPALVQQKIAAAGLDAEVVNAGVSGDTTAGGLRRLDWALDGDVKVLVIELGANDGLRGLPVDQMRDNLSQMIRMAKGRGITVLLLGMEAPPNFGPQYTREFRDAFVTVATEHDVAFIPFMLAGVAGDTALNQADGIHPNEEGTRRVADLIWHSLKPLLTRALATT is encoded by the coding sequence ATGAGACGACGAGGACTCTTGCTGGTGATGATCGGGGCGCTGGGGGTCGGCGCGTGCCAGCGTGACCCCGCGACCCGCGAGGCCGCCGCGACGGCCAGCGGCACCGCGGCCGCTGCGCCCGCGCCGGCGGCGCCGGCCGCTCGCCCGCGGGTGGTCGCGCTCGGCGACAGCCTCACCGCGGGGCTCGGCCTCGCGCCCGACGTTGCGTGGCCGGCCCTGGTGCAGCAGAAGATCGCCGCCGCCGGGCTCGACGCGGAGGTCGTCAACGCAGGCGTGTCTGGCGATACGACCGCGGGTGGCCTGCGACGGCTCGACTGGGCGCTGGACGGCGATGTGAAGGTGCTCGTGATCGAACTCGGGGCCAACGACGGGTTGCGCGGCCTGCCCGTCGATCAGATGCGGGACAACCTCTCGCAGATGATCAGAATGGCCAAGGGCCGCGGCATCACCGTGCTGCTGTTGGGCATGGAAGCGCCGCCGAACTTCGGGCCGCAGTACACGCGCGAGTTCCGCGACGCATTCGTCACGGTCGCCACCGAGCACGACGTCGCATTCATCCCCTTCATGCTGGCCGGCGTCGCTGGCGATACGGCATTGAACCAGGCCGACGGCATCCACCCCAACGAGGAAGGGACGCGGCGCGTGGCCGACCTCATCTGGCACTCACTGAAGCCCCTGCTCACACGCGCCCTCGCGACCACATGA
- a CDS encoding TonB-dependent receptor plug domain-containing protein gives MNVAAAVLVVVSAAAATGAAAQSPLPTVSERVVVTGTAAPATEGAVGRTLAVVTADDLARLPVASVTDALRLLPGVWVRQRGPYGSQTDISVRGASFGQTLVLVDGVRINDPQTGHHSGDLPVALEDIARIELLAGAGSSLHGADAVGGVINIITRRDPSAPSARLAGGDYGLVQTGAAWRPATLDVLTGLSASVDRSSGFAPARDFLHQQVRMDLRFGATTVAVSHLDKDFGAAGFYGPAPSRESTIQTLVSARDQRRVRPEWTLTSDAWYRTHGDEFLYDPRVLGTQPNRHRTHVAGGGVRLGGPLTKSLRLTTGLEATADWLRSSALGDRNEGRLSGFAELEARLGRLLLYPSARVDTYSTFGTAVSPSLAMALPVQPRVKWRASIGRAFRVPTFTERFYTDPNHRANTALEPEHGWTADTGVDTYLGGTWVGTLTGFVRRERDVIDWVRPDATVRWRTENIRDVRSHGVEAFVRGQHGPVALGAQYTWTSVETDRLVGLSKYVDDYAPHGVGGDLALQLPWSFSTGLRLEHRRPVGRSSWTTVDARLARPIRRVTAFVEVANLGDEHYEEIRGVEMPGRWGRAGISVR, from the coding sequence GTGAACGTGGCTGCCGCCGTGCTGGTCGTCGTGAGCGCCGCGGCAGCGACCGGGGCCGCGGCCCAGTCTCCTCTCCCGACGGTCAGCGAGCGAGTCGTCGTGACAGGCACCGCCGCCCCGGCGACGGAGGGCGCGGTCGGACGCACGCTCGCGGTCGTCACCGCCGACGACCTGGCGCGTCTCCCTGTCGCCTCGGTGACCGACGCGCTCCGCCTGTTGCCCGGCGTGTGGGTCCGTCAACGCGGCCCGTACGGGTCGCAGACTGACATCAGCGTGCGCGGGGCGTCCTTCGGCCAGACGCTCGTGCTCGTGGACGGCGTCCGCATCAACGATCCGCAGACAGGGCATCACTCGGGCGACCTGCCGGTGGCACTCGAGGACATCGCCCGCATCGAACTCCTGGCCGGCGCGGGCTCGTCCCTGCATGGCGCCGATGCCGTGGGCGGTGTCATCAACATCATCACCAGGCGTGACCCGTCGGCTCCGTCGGCACGCCTCGCCGGGGGCGACTACGGGCTCGTGCAGACTGGCGCCGCGTGGCGTCCGGCGACCCTGGACGTGCTGACCGGCCTCAGTGCCTCGGTCGATCGATCATCCGGGTTCGCCCCAGCGCGGGATTTCCTGCACCAGCAGGTGCGCATGGACCTGCGCTTCGGCGCGACCACGGTGGCCGTCTCGCACCTCGACAAGGACTTCGGTGCGGCTGGCTTCTATGGGCCGGCGCCGTCGCGGGAGTCGACGATCCAGACACTCGTGTCGGCGCGCGATCAGCGGCGTGTGCGGCCCGAGTGGACGCTCACGAGCGACGCCTGGTACCGGACCCACGGCGACGAGTTCCTCTACGACCCACGCGTGCTCGGCACCCAGCCGAACCGGCATCGCACACATGTCGCGGGCGGTGGCGTGCGCCTCGGTGGTCCGCTGACAAAGTCGCTGCGGCTCACGACCGGGCTGGAGGCGACGGCGGACTGGCTCCGTTCGTCGGCGCTCGGGGACCGCAACGAGGGCCGACTGAGTGGCTTTGCCGAACTCGAGGCCCGCCTTGGCCGTCTCCTGCTGTACCCGAGCGCGCGGGTCGACACGTACTCGACGTTCGGGACTGCGGTCAGCCCGTCGCTGGCGATGGCCCTGCCCGTGCAGCCGCGCGTGAAGTGGCGGGCGAGCATCGGGCGGGCCTTCCGGGTCCCGACGTTCACCGAGCGGTTCTACACCGACCCGAATCATCGCGCCAACACCGCACTCGAGCCCGAGCACGGGTGGACCGCTGACACGGGCGTGGATACCTACCTCGGCGGCACGTGGGTGGGCACCCTTACGGGATTCGTGCGGCGGGAGCGCGACGTGATCGACTGGGTGCGGCCCGATGCGACGGTCCGCTGGCGGACCGAGAACATTCGCGACGTGCGGAGTCACGGTGTCGAGGCGTTCGTGCGGGGGCAGCACGGTCCGGTCGCGCTTGGCGCACAGTACACCTGGACCTCGGTCGAGACCGATCGGCTCGTCGGGCTGTCGAAATACGTGGACGACTACGCCCCGCATGGCGTCGGCGGCGATCTCGCGCTGCAATTGCCGTGGTCGTTCTCGACCGGGCTGCGGCTCGAGCACCGGCGGCCGGTCGGGCGGTCATCGTGGACGACGGTCGACGCCCGGCTGGCCCGTCCGATCCGTCGCGTGACCGCGTTTGTCGAGGTCGCCAACCTTGGCGACGAGCACTACGAAGAGATCCGCGGTGTGGAGATGCCCGGGCGATGGGGCAGGGCGGGGATCTCGGTCAGATGA